From a single Nicotiana tomentosiformis chromosome 2, ASM39032v3, whole genome shotgun sequence genomic region:
- the LOC138905800 gene encoding uncharacterized protein gives MGLPHEDPQQHILNFLEISDTYVTNRVTPDYVRLTLFSFSLLGEAKRWLKAEPDNSITSWNDLARKVLARFFPSCKTAKIRNCPHHTQTNEVLAHTFIEGLHPETKVVVDAASGGQVLEKSFDEMYALLNKFSKRNPNWQGEMGRHTVQKSAGVLELDVVYALSAQVATLANQVTKMTLVINKQQAQLVQQVQIFCEVCGEGHTRNLCPTNPESIYFVGNANRGQANQYKNTYNPNWRNHLKFSWGGNQGVQNQYMPQVPQQKYRPPQADQSANSMGNIEEMLKKIMVDNQNQDTTIQNLKRQMGQVALAQNNRPAGALPSDTESNPKTQVNAVTLRNGRVLEEVPRKRSIRLALKEN, from the exons ATGGGTCTTCCACACGAGGATCCACAGCAACACATTCTGAACTTcttggagattagtgatacttatGTCACTAACAGAGTCACTCCAGACTATGTCAGGCTCACACTGTTCTCGTTTTCTCTGTTGGGTGAAGCAAAAAGGTGGTTGAAGGCAGAACCAGATAACTCCATTACATCATGGAATGATCTGGCAAGAAAAGTTTTGGCACGGTTCTTTCCTTCATGCAAAACTGCAAAGATCAGAA ATTGTCCTCATCACACCCAGACAAATGAAGTGTTGGCTCATACCTTCATAGAAGGGCTACATCCAGAGACAAAAGTTGTGGTGGACGCTGCATCGGGAGGTCAAGTATTGGAGAAAAGCTTTGATGAAATGTATGCATTATTGAATAAATTCTCCAAAAGAAATCCTAACTGGCAAGGAGAGATGGGCAGACACACAGTTCAAAAATCTGCAGGGGTCCTCGAGTTAGACGTTGTTTATGCATTATCAGCGCAGGTTGCCACATTGGCCAACCAAGTCACTAAGATGACCTTGGTTATTAATAAGCAACAAGCTCAGCTAGTACAACAAGTTCAGATATTTTGTGAAGTGTGTGGAGAAGGTCACACTAGAAATCTATGCCCAACCAATCCAGAGTCTATATATTTTGTGGGTAATGCAAATCGAGGCCAGGCAAATCAGTATAAGAACACTTATAATCCTAACTGGAGGAACCACCTAAAATTTTCTTGGGGTGGAAATCAAGGTGTGCAGAATCAGTACATGCCACAAGTTCCTCAACAGAAATATAGACCACCACAAGCTGATCAGTCTGCAAATTCGATGGGTAATATTGAGGAGATGCTCAAGAAAATTATGGTTGATAATCAGAATCAGGATACAACCATTCAAAATTTAAAGCGACAAATGGGGCAAGTTGCCCTTGCTCAAAATAATCGGCCAGCTGGGGCTCTTCCTAGTGATACTGAATCTAATCCTAAAACTCAAGTCAATGCAGTTACCTTGAGAAATGGAAGAGTATTAGAAGAAGTTCCAAGAAAAAGAAGTATACGGCTAGCCTTGAAGGAGAATTAG